The sequence GTACGCCCGGCTCACCCGGGCGGGCATGCTGGAGACCATGGGCGAGGACTACATCCGCACCGCGCGCGCCAAGGGCCTGCGGGAACGGGACGTCGTGGTCCGGCACGCGCTGCGCTCCACGCTCACCCCGATCGTGACCATCTTCGGCATGGACTTCGGGCTGCTGGTCGGCGGCGCGGTCATCACCGAGCAGGTCTTCTCGCTGCCGGGCATGGGCGCCTACGCCATCCAGGGTGTGACCGCCAACGACCTGCCCATCGTGATGGCCGTGACCTTGGTGGTCGCCTTCTTCGTCGTGGTCTGCAACCTGCTGGTGGACCTCGCCTACGCCGTCCTCGACCCCCGCGTGAGGTACTCGTGAGTTCCGCCGACAGGCTGCTGAAAACGCCCGCAGAACCGGCCGCCGCCCAGGACGCCTACCTGTCCGTGCGCGACCTGCGCATCCACTTCGACACCGACGACGGCGTGGTGAAGTCGGTCGACGGCCTCAGCTTCGACCTGCCGCGCGGCCGTACCCTCGGCATCGTCGGCGAGTCCGGGTCGGGCAAGTCCGTCACGTCGCTGGGGATCATGGGCCTGCACCGCACCGCGCGGGCCAGGATCTCCGGTGAGGTCTGGCTCGACGGCGAGGAACTGGTCGGCGCCCCGCCGGACGCGGTACGCCGGCTGCGCGGCCGCAAGATGGCGATGATCTTCCAGGACCCGCTCTCGGCGATGCACCCGTACTACTCGATCGGCAACCAGATCGTCGAGGCGTACCGGGTGCACCACCAGGTGCCCAAGAAGATCGCGGCCCAGCGGGCCATGGAGATGCTGGACCGGGTCGGCATCCCCGAGCCGCGCAAGCGCTTCCGGGACTACCCGCACCAGTTCTCCGGCGGCATGCGCCAGCGCGCCATGATCGCGATGGCGCTGGTGAACAACCCCGAACTGCTCATCGCCGACGAGCCGACCACGGCGCTCGACGTCACCGTGCAGGCGCAGATCCTCGACCTGATCCGCGACCTGCAGCAGGAGTTCGGCTCCGCGGTCATCATGATCACCCACGACCTCGGGGTGGTCGCCGAGGTCGCCGACGACCTGCTGGTGATGTACGCCGGCCGGGTGGTCGAGCGCGGCACCGCGGAGAAGCTCTTCGGCGAGCCCCAACACCCCTACACCTGGGGCCTGCTGGGCTCGATGCCGCGAATGGACCGGGAGCGCACCGACCGGCTCAACCCGGTCAAGGGCTCGCCGCCCAGCCTGATCAACGTGCCGACCGGCTGCGCCTTCCACCCGCGCTGCCCGTACGCCGAGTTGACCGGCGGCGCCTCCGAGACCGAAGTGCCCGAGCTGCGCGAGGTGGCCGAGGGCCATCTGTCCGCCTGCCACCTCGCCGACGAGGAGCGGGCCAGGATCTGGACCGAGGAGATCGAGCCGAAGCTGTGAAGAGCCAGGACGCAGAAGCCGGGAAGGGCCGGGACGAGACCGTGGCGGAGAAGACCTCGCTGGACAAGGGCGGTCCGGCCGCCGGCGCCGAGCCGCAGCCGCGTACCCCCGCGCCGCGCAAGCCGCCGGGGGAACCGCTGCTGAAGGTCACCGGGCTGACCAAGCACTTCCCGATCACCAAGGGCCTGCTGCGCCGCCAGGTCGGCGCGGTCCAGGCGGTCGACGGCATCGACTTCCAGGTCAACGCCGGCGAGACGCTGGGCGTGGTCGGCGAGTCCGGCTGCGGCAAGTCCACCATGGGCCGGCTGATCACCCGGCTGCTGGAACCGACCGGCGGCACGGTCGAGTTCGACGGCCGCGACATCACGCACCTGAGCACCGGCGCGATGCGCCCGCTGCGCCGCGACGTGCAGATGATCTTCCAGGACCCGTACTCGTCGCTGAACCCGCGGCACACCATCGGCACCATCGTCGGCACGCCGTTCCGGCTGCAGAAGGTCGCCACCGAGAACGGGGTGAAGAAAGAGGTCCAGGGGCTGCTGGAGCTGGTGGGCCTGAGCCCCGAGCACTACAACCGCTACCCGCACGAGTTCTCCGGCGGGCAGCGGCAGCGGATCGGGATCGCCCGGGCGCTGGCGCTGCGCCCGAAGCTGGTGGTCGCCGACGAGCCGGTCTCGGCGCTGGACGTGTCCATCCAGGCGCAGGTGGTCAACCTGCTGGACGACCTGCAGTCCGAACTGGGCCTGACCTACGTGATCATCGCGCACGACCTGTCGGTGATCCGGCACGTCTCGGACCGGATCGCGGTGATGTACCTCGGCAAGGTCGTGGAGCTGGCCGACCGCGAGACGCTCTACCGCACGCCGTTCCACCCGTACACCACCGCGCTGCTGTCGGCGGTGCCGGTGCCGGACCCGAAGCGGCGCAACCGGCCTACGGTGAAGCCGGCGGTGGCCGCGGACGGTGCCGAGGGCACCGAGGTCGCGGCGGCGAGCGGCACCGAGGGCTCGGCGGCCGAGGGGAGCACGGCGGGTACGGGGGCCGCGCCGGTCAGCAGCAACGGCCGCATCCTGCTCACCGGCGACGTGCCGTCACCGATCTCGCCGCCGTCCGGCTGCCGCTTCCACACCCGCTGCTGGAAGGCGACCGACGTGTGCCGGGACGAGCAGCCGCCGCTGGTGGAGCTGG comes from Streptomyces sp. NBC_00448 and encodes:
- a CDS encoding ABC transporter ATP-binding protein translates to MSSADRLLKTPAEPAAAQDAYLSVRDLRIHFDTDDGVVKSVDGLSFDLPRGRTLGIVGESGSGKSVTSLGIMGLHRTARARISGEVWLDGEELVGAPPDAVRRLRGRKMAMIFQDPLSAMHPYYSIGNQIVEAYRVHHQVPKKIAAQRAMEMLDRVGIPEPRKRFRDYPHQFSGGMRQRAMIAMALVNNPELLIADEPTTALDVTVQAQILDLIRDLQQEFGSAVIMITHDLGVVAEVADDLLVMYAGRVVERGTAEKLFGEPQHPYTWGLLGSMPRMDRERTDRLNPVKGSPPSLINVPTGCAFHPRCPYAELTGGASETEVPELREVAEGHLSACHLADEERARIWTEEIEPKL
- a CDS encoding ABC transporter ATP-binding protein, whose protein sequence is MKSQDAEAGKGRDETVAEKTSLDKGGPAAGAEPQPRTPAPRKPPGEPLLKVTGLTKHFPITKGLLRRQVGAVQAVDGIDFQVNAGETLGVVGESGCGKSTMGRLITRLLEPTGGTVEFDGRDITHLSTGAMRPLRRDVQMIFQDPYSSLNPRHTIGTIVGTPFRLQKVATENGVKKEVQGLLELVGLSPEHYNRYPHEFSGGQRQRIGIARALALRPKLVVADEPVSALDVSIQAQVVNLLDDLQSELGLTYVIIAHDLSVIRHVSDRIAVMYLGKVVELADRETLYRTPFHPYTTALLSAVPVPDPKRRNRPTVKPAVAADGAEGTEVAAASGTEGSAAEGSTAGTGAAPVSSNGRILLTGDVPSPISPPSGCRFHTRCWKATDVCRDEQPPLVELAPGHQVACHHPENAADQRPEPATR